The DNA segment TGTGTCGTATCTCTTTGATGACAGAACTGTTTTGCCGTCGCCCTTACCATTGGTTAGTACTTTCACAATTGATTCCCTTGGTTGTAAACACACCACGATTTTCTCCTTCGAATACGGTTCTGCCGGAACACCAAGCTGAACTGAAGCCGCCTGCTGCCTTAATTTGGCTATTCTGTCTCTCCTTATTATATCATTTGTCGTATGTGTTATGGTAAGAGCTTGTGTCAAATCTGCCGCTGAGCCCAATCTTGGGCTCGTCCTCATAGCCAACGATTTGTCATCACCGTATAGACTACATACGGATCCTTGTCTCGGGAGTTGCGGTGGGTCACAAAGACAGTGGTAACAGAAGGAGCAGCATGTATTGTGTTCCTCTGTCCTTAAAGTCATCATGGGTTCCCGTGGTTGAAGCCTGTCCAAACTCTTGTCCGTAGAATTCCGTGAGAAAACTGTCGAGATGGCGTGACCTACTTTCCACACAACTTCGCGTCGGAGAAGGATATATACCCAAGGGTCTAAGATCTGGTTTAGAGAGGCGAACCGGATGATGAGTAGGTCAAATTGAAGATTCACCGGTAGCAGCTTTGTCTGGTTAATGACAATTCGGATCTAACATATATAACTAactgaaaatgacaaaatacacCGAAAACATAAATACtaacagttatttcaaaataacgtTTAAATGTCGTTTATATATTTAGAATAATTACAGAGCTTTTAAATTAGAAAACTTACTATTAATGACCTTAGATCATCTATAAgtatttgaaaatttgaaatagtAGTGATACAAGATATGCTTATGCACAGTGTATTATGGTTCACGCTGGTGTTTTTCGAGTACATGGTTTCACTGCGTTAAGGATTTGgtattttttgaattttgacTTTCTTTTTTGTCGATTTCCCAACAGGCATTTGTACAATAGCTCCTCAATATTTTAATTCTTGATAGAACTGAGCTTCATTGTcacattttaaaaacacttatttttgaTAAGTTTATTAAGATAAAGTTCATTTGAATTCGTAAGCAAACATTTTAgtgttattatttaatatgtaacaaaatattaacttaatGACACGAATTTTATCGTTCGCtccttaaaatgtttttctatttttatttaatggaaTACATTACAAAAGGAGCAGCTTACGATAAGTGGGAGATAGCACGAGCTGAAAACAATTGTGATGCCAATGAGTAGAGCCGCCATTTGGAATTCTGTGTATCGCCGGGAATATCCGGAAAAAGTTCGTGAATCTCCGCTCCGCTTCCGTGATATTCCGCGCATTTTAGTCTTTAAGAGCGAATACAAAACAACTCCATTGCAACTGACTGTAATGCTTATAGTGCATAATTCTAAAAGAGCAAATAGATAATTATAAGCTCTGGAAACGTCGTTATTTGTGTAATAATTAATAAAGCACCATGTATATGGATATTTTAGCACAATTTCCCCAAACCCCATCAACGGCAAACTCGCAATAAGTCCTGCGAAGGCCCAAGCTCCTAACAGGAAGAATGTTGCATGTTTCTTTCTTAATCTGGCGTAATACATATAAGGGTGTCTGATGCACAGAAGTCTCTCAATAGCCATCAAACACACAATAGTTGAGGTCGCAACACCAGCAAACACCATCATGAATCCAAAATATTTGCATGATAGCGTTCCTCCgatccatttgaaatcattcacATATGTAGCTATTACGAACGGACTGAGACAAACGGTCCCAAATAAATCATTGAGGGTCAAACCCGCGACCAGGCGGTAAAACAACTTTCTCTTTTGGTCACTCGGAGACCGCTGAAGCACAATCATCGCTAAAAGATTGCCAAATACTCCGAACGAGAACATAATACTGGAACTAACAACACTGTTATGTTTCTTAACACTCGAGATGACGACCAGCGCCTCTGTCGTGTTTTGGTCATCCGTCTCTATTAAACCCATTTCCGGTAGGTCGAAGAGCGCTGTTGGACCTCTAGTCATGTTTTCCATGCCACGAGACTGCTCTTCTTAAATCCAGTATCATATAATGATGTTCAGGAAATCCTATATATTATATCAACCCCTAAACCTATGACTGTTCTATGTTTCCGCACTCTTCCGATATCATGAGATGACTGCATGCCTAGCTAGTcccaattgttattttataccGTCAATCACGGCTTTGAGTTAAACGAATTTGTAttccttttttcatttctaGTTCCCCATGGGATGTTTAAATAGTGTTTCCTATTTTATTGCAAATCACATTAACTCAGCAATAATTACCTATGAGCTGATAAAATACTTGACTTATTACGCGGAATGAGAGGCGAAAGTTAGCCCATGCAATTTCAATGGCTTCATAGTTTGTACACTTTGTATTCCAGCATTTGATGCTTTTAGTTACTTCcaattaagaaatgaaaatagaaaTCCTCCAATAGGCAAACTACATTGAGTTAATAACACTTCATGTTTACCGAAAACAGTGTACGAGTTTGTGTAATAGATAATGTTCAGGTCAGTTATGATgggttttaaatgttattaaaatttatcatcatcagatcaaattatgttaatgaaaataacagaAACAATACCGGAAAAATGGTTACCATTGCCtttattgagttgagttgagttgagttgagttgagttgagttgagcttgaatgtatacaatgtataataTTTAGAACCTGTAAACATATAAACGAATATGATACACACAAAAAGTGAAGACATAGAAGCCGTATTAGAATTCATGGACATTTGACATATGACTGATAACCCTggataattcaatattttagtaATTACATCGTAAGTACTTCTGAAGAACTAACTAATGTGTTTGATATTGTCCAATTAAATGAATCtgttagtgaaaaaaaaaacatccactacataacaaatcacattttttcGATGTATGCTCACGGCATTTAAAATGTACTAGGAGTAGATTGCATTATGAACGTGAATCGTGACTGGTGTTTGGAGCACAGCCAATTATAAGAAGACCtgtgtataatatgtattttaacaataatttgcGATATGATGTTTGGGTAATTTGCTGGTCAATAATGTTTAACTTTCTTTTGCCAGAATATTGACTATGTGATCAAAACTATTTGGGTGGTGATTTTACTTTGTTCGTGCAATATAATAGAGGTCATCACTGGTCATTCAATaagaaatttattaaacgagttttctttggaatgtttttattaaaattaacaaacgcgaaaatgaatgttgttgaggtattcattttaataactagaaaaaaaacattttaagaatgtgtaaaattatattaaagctATGGCGAACAAAACCTACCAAAGTAAGATTACAGTTTACAGTTTacagtttatttccaaatacatgTAGACAACAATGCCCATgcgtatacataat comes from the Mya arenaria isolate MELC-2E11 chromosome 13, ASM2691426v1 genome and includes:
- the LOC128213845 gene encoding prostaglandin E2 receptor EP4 subtype-like, translating into MTRGPTALFDLPEMGLIETDDQNTTEALVVISSVKKHNSVVSSSIMFSFGVFGNLLAMIVLQRSPSDQKRKLFYRLVAGLTLNDLFGTVCLSPFVIATYVNDFKWIGGTLSCKYFGFMMVFAGVATSTIVCLMAIERLLCIRHPYMYYARLRKKHATFFLLGAWAFAGLIASLPLMGFGEIVLKYPYTWCFINYYTNNDVSRAYNYLFALLELCTISITVSCNGVVLYSLLKTKMRGISRKRSGDSRTFSGYSRRYTEFQMAALLIGITIVFSSCYLPLIIRIVINQTKLLPVNLQFDLLIIRFASLNQILDPWVYILLRREVVWKVGHAISTVFSRNSTDKSLDRLQPREPMMTLRTEEHNTCCSFCYHCLCDPPQLPRQGSVCSLYGDDKSLAMRTSPRLGSAADLTQALTITHTTNDIIRRDRIAKLRQQAASVQLGVPAEPYSKEKIVVCLQPRESIVKVLTNGKGDGKTVLSSKRYDTSVPDSESGDGSGMCRV